The Gemmatimonadetes bacterium SCN 70-22 genome has a segment encoding these proteins:
- a CDS encoding potassium-transporting ATPase subunit C, which yields MPMLRKQLRPAIVLTLVLCLITGGVYPGIVTGIAQLVFPRQANGSLVEVDGRVVGSALIGQPFTQDWYFHPRPSAAGSGYDGAASGGSNKGPTDRTLADTLIARAVDEAVRRDGAARGAIPTDMATRSASGLDPHISPANAALQVARVARARGVDSAAVRALVVRHVEGRQFGFFGESRVNVLLLNIALDSAFARPRAATSRDAVPRRDGGIHLSHLASESWISRDGRRASNVLLVASLALTF from the coding sequence ATGCCCATGCTTCGCAAGCAGTTGCGTCCGGCGATCGTCCTCACGCTCGTGCTCTGCCTGATCACCGGGGGGGTGTACCCCGGCATCGTCACCGGCATCGCCCAGCTCGTCTTTCCCCGCCAGGCCAACGGCTCGCTCGTTGAGGTGGACGGGCGCGTGGTGGGGAGCGCGCTCATCGGGCAGCCGTTCACGCAGGACTGGTACTTCCACCCGCGTCCGTCGGCGGCGGGGAGCGGCTACGACGGCGCTGCCTCCGGGGGGAGCAACAAGGGGCCCACCGACCGCACGCTGGCCGACACGCTCATCGCCCGGGCGGTGGACGAAGCCGTGCGCCGCGACGGCGCCGCACGAGGGGCGATCCCCACCGACATGGCGACGCGCTCGGCGTCGGGGCTCGATCCGCACATCTCGCCGGCCAACGCCGCGCTGCAGGTGGCGCGGGTGGCGCGTGCGCGCGGCGTGGACAGCGCGGCGGTGCGCGCCCTGGTCGTCCGGCACGTGGAGGGGCGCCAGTTCGGCTTCTTCGGCGAGTCGCGCGTGAACGTCCTGCTCCTCAACATCGCCCTCGACTCGGCGTTTGCGCGGCCGCGAGCGGCCACGTCACGAGACGCCGTGCCCCGGCGCGACGGCGGGATCCACCTCTCGCACCTCGCGAGTGAATCGTGGATCTCGCGCGACGGGCGCAGGGCATCCAACGTCCTGCTCGTCGCTTCCCTCGCCCTGACGTTCTAG
- a CDS encoding potassium-transporting ATPase subunit B yields MSVSKRPLFDPPIVKRAVRDAVAKLHPRAMVRNPVMFVVFIGSLLTSLVLVRDLVQGAGHIGFTVQLAVWLWFTVLFANFAEAMAEGRGKAQADTLRASRAQTRAKKLDDPADRHRFYFVPSSELERDDHVVCEPGDIIPSDGEVVDGVASVDESAITGESAPVIRESGGDRSAVTGGTKVLSDYLVIRITAGPGETFLDRMIALVEGAARQKTPNEVALTILLSGLTIVFLFAVVTLQPFALYSGTSVGTPVLVALLVCLIPTTIGGLLSAIGIAGMDRMIQQNVIAMSGRAVEAAGDVNTLLLDKTGTITLGNRQAVSFHPMPGVDDAYLADRAQLASLADETPEGRSIVVLAKNAFGIRARTLTDGTRPAGTDGTDGTEGTDGTDGTDGTASSTSHDEEHVRLAFLPFSASTRMSGVDTPTHELRKGAGDAVSRWVHAHGGNGNAELRPLVERIAREGGTPLVVAERAVGMAAAAGHGGARILGVIYLKDVVKGGMRERFERLRAMGIRTVMITGDNPLTAAAIAQEAGVDDFLAEAKPEDKMALIRREQGGGKLVAMTGDGTNDAPALAQADVGVAMGSGTQAAKEAGNMIDLDSNPTKLIEVVEIGKQLLMTRGALTTFSIANDVAKYFAIIPAMFVAAYPELGALNMMRLHSSTSAILASVIFNALVIIALIPLALRGVKYRPAAAGTILRHNLVVYGLGGLLVPFVGIKLLDMALVVLRLV; encoded by the coding sequence ATGTCCGTCTCCAAACGCCCCCTCTTCGACCCGCCGATCGTGAAGCGGGCCGTGCGCGACGCCGTCGCCAAGCTCCACCCCCGCGCCATGGTGCGGAACCCGGTGATGTTCGTCGTCTTCATCGGCTCGCTCCTCACCTCGCTCGTCCTCGTGCGCGACCTGGTTCAAGGGGCCGGCCACATCGGCTTCACCGTGCAGCTGGCGGTCTGGCTCTGGTTCACCGTCCTCTTCGCCAACTTCGCCGAGGCGATGGCCGAAGGGCGCGGCAAGGCCCAGGCCGACACGCTGCGCGCCTCCCGCGCGCAGACCAGGGCCAAGAAGCTCGACGATCCCGCGGACCGCCACCGCTTCTACTTCGTCCCGTCGAGCGAGCTGGAGCGGGACGACCACGTCGTTTGCGAGCCGGGCGACATCATCCCCAGCGATGGCGAGGTGGTCGACGGCGTGGCCTCGGTCGACGAGTCGGCGATCACGGGCGAGTCGGCTCCCGTGATCCGCGAGTCGGGGGGCGATCGCTCGGCGGTGACCGGCGGGACCAAGGTCCTCTCCGACTACCTCGTCATCCGCATCACCGCCGGCCCGGGAGAGACCTTCCTCGATCGGATGATCGCCCTCGTCGAAGGGGCGGCGCGCCAGAAGACGCCCAATGAGGTCGCGCTCACCATCCTCCTGTCCGGGCTGACCATCGTCTTCCTCTTCGCCGTCGTGACGCTGCAGCCGTTCGCCCTCTACTCCGGGACATCGGTCGGGACGCCGGTGCTGGTGGCGCTCCTCGTCTGCCTCATCCCGACGACCATCGGCGGGCTCCTCTCGGCCATCGGGATCGCCGGGATGGACCGGATGATCCAGCAGAACGTGATCGCCATGAGCGGGCGGGCGGTGGAGGCGGCGGGAGACGTCAACACGCTCCTTCTCGACAAGACCGGGACCATCACGTTAGGCAACCGGCAGGCGGTCTCGTTCCACCCGATGCCGGGGGTCGACGACGCCTATCTCGCCGACCGCGCGCAGCTCGCCTCGCTGGCCGATGAGACGCCGGAGGGACGGAGCATCGTGGTACTGGCCAAGAACGCATTCGGGATCCGTGCCCGTACGCTCACCGACGGGACGCGCCCCGCCGGCACAGACGGCACAGACGGCACAGAGGGCACCGACGGCACCGACGGCACCGACGGCACAGCATCCTCGACATCACACGACGAGGAGCACGTCCGCCTGGCGTTTCTTCCCTTCTCGGCGAGCACGCGGATGAGTGGCGTCGACACGCCCACGCACGAGCTGCGGAAGGGGGCCGGCGACGCCGTGTCGCGCTGGGTGCACGCGCACGGCGGCAACGGCAACGCCGAGTTGCGACCGCTGGTGGAGCGGATCGCCCGCGAAGGGGGGACGCCCCTCGTGGTCGCCGAGCGCGCGGTGGGGATGGCCGCGGCCGCCGGGCACGGCGGCGCGCGCATCCTCGGTGTGATCTACCTCAAGGACGTGGTGAAAGGAGGGATGCGGGAGCGCTTCGAGCGGCTGCGGGCGATGGGGATTCGCACGGTGATGATCACCGGCGACAACCCGCTCACCGCCGCCGCCATCGCGCAGGAAGCGGGGGTCGACGACTTCCTGGCCGAGGCCAAGCCCGAGGACAAGATGGCGCTCATCAGGCGCGAGCAGGGCGGGGGGAAGCTGGTGGCGATGACCGGAGACGGGACCAACGATGCCCCGGCGCTGGCGCAGGCCGATGTCGGGGTCGCGATGGGGAGTGGGACGCAGGCGGCGAAAGAGGCGGGGAACATGATCGACCTCGACTCCAACCCGACCAAGCTGATCGAGGTGGTGGAGATCGGGAAGCAACTCCTCATGACCCGGGGAGCGCTGACGACCTTCTCCATCGCCAACGACGTGGCCAAGTACTTCGCCATCATTCCAGCGATGTTCGTGGCCGCCTATCCCGAGTTGGGGGCGCTCAACATGATGCGCCTGCACTCCAGCACGTCGGCGATCCTGGCCAGCGTGATCTTCAACGCGCTGGTCATCATCGCCCTCATCCCGCTGGCGCTGCGCGGAGTGAAGTACCGCCCGGCCGCGGCGGGGACGATCCTCCGCCACAACCTCGTCGTCTACGGACTCGGCGGACTTCTCGTTCCCTTCGTGGGGATCAAGCTCCTCGACATGGCGCTCGTCGTCCTCCGACTGGTCTAG
- a CDS encoding potassium-transporting ATPase subunit F, whose translation MTPDVVLALTISAALLGYLLYTLLRPEKF comes from the coding sequence ATGACGCCCGACGTGGTACTCGCCCTGACCATCTCGGCTGCGCTCCTCGGCTACCTGCTCTACACGCTGCTTCGGCCGGAGAAGTTCTGA
- a CDS encoding potassium-transporting ATPase subunit KdpA (catalyzes the hydrolysis of ATP coupled with the exchange of hydrogen and potassium ions): MTGNGWLQIAFFSLCVLAVARPLGAYLVRVYDGSVRWLAPVERAIYRVSGIDPAEDQHWTRYAAGVLLFCVASMLLTYAVLRLQHLFPLNPQGLSALPPRQAFETAASFTTNTNWQSYGGESTMSYLSQMTQLAFHNFVSAAVGMAVAVAFVRGIARRSAGKLGNFWVDTVRGTLYVLLPLSLVFALVLVQQGAIQNFSSYVELSTLEGGRQVLAMGPVASQEAIKQLGTNGGGFFNANSAHPFENPTPWTNFLQMLAILAIPSAMTYMLGRMVRNQRHGWAVWSAMFVLLAGGVTIAYTSEARGNPIHAARGLDVATTGTTPGGNMEGKEVRFGIANSALFATVTTAASCGAVNSMHDSFTPLGGLVPLVNMQLGEVVFGGVGAGLYGMLVMVILTVFIAGLMVGRTPEYLGKKIQAREVQMAMLYVLVFPAAILVTTALSVAVPAGLAGLNNQGPHGLSEILYAFSSAAANNGSAFAGLTGGTAYYNTLLGLSMLTGRFLMMVPMLALAGFLAEKQQAPDSAGTFPVTSPLFVTLLVGVIVIVSALTFFPALALGPIVEHLAMGAGRLF; the protein is encoded by the coding sequence ATGACGGGCAACGGCTGGCTGCAGATCGCCTTCTTCTCGCTCTGCGTTCTGGCGGTGGCCAGGCCGCTGGGGGCGTACCTCGTGCGTGTCTACGACGGCTCGGTGCGCTGGCTGGCGCCGGTGGAGCGCGCAATCTATCGCGTCTCGGGCATCGATCCCGCCGAGGACCAGCACTGGACGCGCTACGCCGCGGGAGTGCTTCTCTTCTGCGTGGCGTCGATGCTGCTCACGTACGCGGTGCTGCGCCTGCAGCACCTCTTCCCGCTCAACCCGCAGGGGTTGTCGGCGCTCCCCCCGCGCCAGGCCTTCGAGACGGCGGCGTCGTTCACCACCAACACCAACTGGCAGTCGTACGGCGGCGAGTCGACGATGTCGTACCTGTCGCAGATGACGCAGCTGGCCTTCCACAACTTCGTCTCCGCCGCGGTGGGGATGGCCGTGGCGGTGGCGTTCGTGCGCGGCATCGCCCGCCGCAGCGCCGGCAAGCTGGGGAACTTCTGGGTCGACACGGTGCGCGGGACCCTCTATGTGCTCCTCCCCCTGTCGCTCGTCTTCGCGCTCGTCCTCGTGCAGCAGGGGGCGATCCAGAACTTCAGCTCCTACGTGGAGCTTTCAACACTCGAGGGGGGCCGGCAGGTGCTGGCGATGGGGCCGGTGGCGAGCCAGGAGGCGATCAAGCAGCTCGGCACCAACGGCGGCGGCTTCTTCAACGCCAACTCGGCGCACCCGTTCGAGAATCCCACGCCGTGGACAAACTTTCTGCAGATGCTCGCGATCCTGGCCATCCCGTCGGCCATGACGTACATGCTGGGGCGGATGGTGCGGAACCAGCGCCACGGGTGGGCCGTGTGGAGCGCGATGTTCGTCCTCTTGGCCGGCGGGGTGACGATCGCCTACACGTCCGAGGCGCGCGGCAACCCGATCCACGCCGCGCGTGGGCTCGACGTCGCGACCACCGGCACCACCCCCGGCGGCAACATGGAGGGGAAGGAGGTGCGCTTCGGCATCGCCAACTCGGCACTGTTCGCCACCGTGACCACCGCCGCCTCGTGCGGGGCGGTGAACAGCATGCACGACTCGTTCACCCCGTTGGGCGGCCTGGTCCCGCTGGTGAACATGCAGCTGGGCGAGGTCGTCTTCGGCGGTGTGGGGGCGGGGCTCTACGGGATGCTGGTGATGGTCATCCTCACCGTCTTCATCGCCGGGCTGATGGTGGGGCGCACGCCGGAGTACCTCGGCAAGAAGATCCAGGCCCGTGAGGTGCAAATGGCCATGCTCTACGTCCTCGTCTTCCCGGCTGCCATCCTGGTGACGACGGCGCTCTCCGTCGCCGTGCCGGCCGGACTTGCAGGGCTCAACAACCAAGGGCCGCACGGGCTATCGGAAATCCTGTACGCCTTCTCCAGCGCCGCGGCCAACAACGGGAGCGCCTTTGCCGGGCTCACCGGCGGCACCGCGTACTACAACACGCTGTTGGGCCTCAGCATGCTCACCGGTCGCTTCCTGATGATGGTCCCGATGCTGGCGCTGGCGGGCTTCCTGGCCGAGAAGCAGCAGGCGCCCGACTCGGCGGGGACCTTCCCCGTCACCTCGCCGCTCTTCGTGACGCTCCTGGTCGGCGTGATCGTGATCGTCAGCGCCCTCACCTTCTTCCCGGCCCTCGCCCTGGGACCGATCGTCGAGCACCTGGCCATGGGCGCGGGGAGGCTCTTCTAG